The Leptolyngbyaceae cyanobacterium DNA segment TTGCTTTTTTAGAATCAACTGACTTTGAAGATGCAATTCGGAATGCCATTTTTATCGGTGGCGATACTGACACCATTGCTTGCATTACAGGAGGGATTGCTCAAGCATTTTACGGAAATATACCGGAGACGATCGCAATCCAAGCCCTAAACATTTTAGATAAACCACTCCGCAAAATTACCGAAACCTTTATGGCTAAGTATGGTTGACTCTCGATCGTATTTAGTAAACCAAACATACCAATTCACTTTAAGCTTGCCACTTATCTTTCCCCTCATAGGAGAACCACCTGCCAAAATAGTAAATTTGACAGTGTTTGAATGAACTGGTATTAAAAAAGATCGTCCACGGGAGGTTCCCTCCCAGCAAACTCCGATGGCGGACGTTCGTTACTCCACGCCCACCAAACAGTACCACACTGGCACTCGTAGAACTCCTGCCATTTTTTGCGATAGTCTTCAGTGTAAACTGGCGATCGCCTATTAATCCAAACTCGCTTTGCTTCCATGCAAGTAGAATTACAAGTGGGACAGCGGAACTCGTGGGCGTGAACCGCAGCTTGTGTCCAATCAGGCGGAATCGGGGCAAAAGCATCCATGCTTCAAATTTCCATAGGCTCTATCGCCCATTATCAACTTTAACGAAACTAAATAAGAAATGTAAAATCGCTTCGGTCACGGAATAAAAACCTTAAGCTTCTTCTAGATGAGGAACTTATTACTTGATTTTGCATCACCAGTCGTGCAGCATAGCCTCAATTATAAGATGATTGTCTGGGGTGTATACTGCCGTACTCTCAAATAGAAATCTTCTCGATAAGCTTAACTTCAGCTTTTCGATCGTTTTCTCCCATCGTTCCCCCAAGGAATCTACTCATGACCCATCCGATCTACCTTAATATTCTGTCGTTTTTTGGCATTTTTGGCTTATGCTTGATTGCCTGGTTATTTTCTGAAAACCGTCGCGTCATTCCCTGGCGAGTTATCATATCCGGCATTGGCTTGCAATTAGTTTTAGGCGCTTTCGTATTTCTATTTCCCCCCACCAGAGAAGCCTTGCAATGGTTTACCGGCTTATTAGACAGCGTATTTCTCGCCGCAGATGCAGGAGCTAGATTTGTCTTCGGCGCTAACATCGTACCCAGACCAGACGTAACGCCACCCGTCAATTTAGGCTATATTTTTGCTTTTCGGGCATTACCAACCGTCATCTTTTTCTCCGGATTGATGGCATTACTATATAATATTGGCGTGATTCAAATCATCACAAATTTCTTTGCCAAAGTCTTTTATCAAACCATGCGCTTAAGTGGCGCCGAGTCATTAAGTGGAGCCGCCAATATTTTTGTAGGTATTGAAGCAGCAATAGTCGTTAAACCTTATTTACCTAAAATGACGCGCAGCGAACTCTGCGCGATTTTGTCTTGTTGTTTCGGTACGGCAGCTTCCTCTACCTTAGCAATTTATGTAAGTTTCCTCAAACCGGTTTTTCCCAACATTTTGGGACATTTAGTATCTGCCTCGATCATGGCAATTCCGGCTTGTTTCGTTTTATCAAAAATTTTGGTTCCCGAAACCGAAATTCCCTTAACTGCTGGCGGTATTCCTCAAGAAGACGAAGCCGAAAAAAAATTCAGCGGTACAGAACTGGGAAATGAAGCTTTAGATGACGCTCTCAATGAAGACGAAGATGACCGAAAACCAGAAATGGTAGGAGGAGAACCGATCGAACGAGTCAGTCCATTAGATGCAGCAATTGTGGGAGCATTGGATGGGGTAAAAATGGCTGTAGCGATCGCAGCCGTGTTAATTTTAATTCTGGGCTTAGTTTCTTTAATAAATCAATTTTTTGGTTGGCTAGCCACATTACCTCAACCAATCGGTAGTGTATTTGCTGTTGTTAATTTAGCTAACATTCAAGGAGTTTTATTTTTACCCCTGACCATATTAACGGGAGTCTCTACAGAATGGAACGAAGTGTGGCAAACTTCCGTAATTATCGGGCGCAGATTATTAGAAACAGCAATCCCCCCTTACCAATCATTAGCAGAAGCATCCGCCGCCGGACAAATTAGCGATCGCGCCGTATTAATTGGCAGTTACGCCCTCTCAGGATTCGCTCACCTCGCCTCCGTCGGCATTTTCGTTGGCGGTACCATAGCCCTCATCCCTTCCCGCCGCAAAGACATTTCCTCATTAGGTTGGAAAGCATTATTCGTCGGTACTCTCGCCACGATCATGATTGCTTGTATCGCCGGCGTATTCGACACCGGAAACCCCAGCATTTTAGGGGAAAAAACGCCGCCACCTGCCAAAACCGCACCAGCTTCCATCCAATCGCCCGCACCCACCCCACCAAAACCAACCCCAGCGGCTCAACCCGCATCAACTACTAAGCCTGCTGCTAAACCACTCGCCGCCCCCACAGCTAACCCTGCCAAACCAACTCCCACCCCTCAACGTTAATGCTCTTTGGTCATTGGTCATTGGTAAAATCAGCCAAAAAAACCGGGTTTCTTTCAACACAGCCACAAAAAGCATCAGCTTAAATGTGAGAAACCCCATTTTTCAACCAAATATAGCGATCCTAAATGAATTGCGAACAACTAAACCCCTCCCAACCCTCCCCTTACCAAGGGGAGGGCTAGGGTAGGGTTGATTACTTAAATAGGATCGCTATAGTTAAAATCAATCTAAAATCGAAAATATAAAATCTAAAATCGATTCATGGAGCCATCTTCAGAAATTCGTCGCCTTTTAGATATCATGCCCGCTTCCGGTCGAATGATGACCAAAATCATCAGCAAACCAGAGCAACCAAAAGTAATAGATATTCAATTTCCCTTACCTTGGTCTACCGAAAGACCAATTTGGATTAATTTTGATTTCTGGGGAAGATTAAGCAGACCTCAAAGAGACTTAATTCTTTTGCGAACAGTTGCTTGGCTAACTAGCATAAAATGGTTTAAACCCGATTTATACCAAGGAATAGCCATTGCCGGATTGTTAGGCTCGATGGTAGAAATTTTTCAAAAGGATGCAGTGGGAATTGTCGTTGCTGGCGGATTAACCGCACTAGCTACCGCTCAAATTTGGCGTGCAAATCGCAATTCTCAATCTCAATTAGATGCAGATGAAGCTGCAATTAAAGTAGCGCAAAGACGCGGCTATTCGGAAACCGAAGCAGCCCAACATTTGTTAACGGGAATTGAAGCCATCGCCAAACTGGAAAATCGCCCCAGTTTAGATTTTATCGAATTAATGCGCTGCCAAAACTTGAAAGCGATCGCAGGTCTTTCTAACTTCGCTGTTCCCCATACCCTTAAAAATCAATAGCATTTCCAATTATACAGAGTGATAATTAACTAGATCGGGAGAATTTGATGAGCGAACCAGAAAATTTCTTGATTCGATCCGCAGAAATTGAACAATTGCCAGAAGTTCAATTTCAACATCCCTTCAACCCTAACTCCGAAATATATTTACGTTCCCTCAGTGATGCAGTAGGAATGCAGCGAGTTATCCTCCGAATGGGACGAATTCCTCCTGGTAAAGAATCTTTTATTTACCACGCTCATCATCATGAAGAAGAGTTTATTCTGATTATTTCTGGAAAGGGTATTGCAGAAATAGATAATCAAGAATTTGAAGTAAATCCCGGTGACTTTTTAGGTTTTCCAGCACCATCAGTCGCCCATCATCTGCGAAATCCCTTCGATACAGACCTAGTTTACCTCATGGGAGGAGAAAGGCAATCCGTAGAAATTGGAGACTATCCCCGCTTGAATAAACGAGTTATTCGTGATGGAAAAGAAGCATACATTATCGATCTCAATGCAGTTCAATCTTTTTTCCCTCGTAATGAAAATCAAACCAATTCTTAATCTCAATTTCCTATGAATTTAAGAGTAGGATGCAGATTTTTTTTGCATCTTAACGGCAATGATAAAGTTGGTAATCATAGCCATCTACAAATGGTAAAGATTTTGAACTAGCCGAACAATTTATTAATTCCACTTGATTCGCTGCTTGAAAATTCACTAACCACAAGTCAAGAGGACGAGGCAGCTTACTCGCTATATTTAGTAATGTTTTGGTAGGCAAATTAGAATATTTACTCCCTTTTTCGGCCAATAAAAATAGAGGGTTCCTTGCCATTTTAGGACTAGATAACCGTTTAAATTCCCAACCTAAACCCATCATTTCCCCAGTTTGAACGTGGGTTTTGTGAGTAGTGGCAATTAGTACCGGATAATTTGAATTATTTTGAATTACAGAAACTAACAAATCTGGGCGATAATATTTTTGATATCCTAAATTAAAAGAAACTGTCAGCGCACTTAAAAATCCCATCAATAAAACGAGCGGAATTGGGGAATTGAGAAGCCAACTTTTTGGGATTTTATTCAAATTAATTTGAGGTTGATTCTTGACAACGATCGCTAAACTAGCTGCTGCCAAAAGAATCACTGCTGGGAAGTAAACAAAATTATATCTCGCACCACGAGTAAGATCGATACCAAATAGATAAGTTATGGTAAAAAATGAAGCGATACTAGTTAAGACAAAGCTACCCAATACTAAAGTTGATAACTTAGTATTTGATTGGAGAAGCAGCATTTTGATACCGCGAATCAGAATCGGGGTTACCCAAATGAAAAAAATTAGCATTACCACGCCTGATGCAATAGCGATTGGTAATTCCGTTACTTCTATCGGTAAAAGGGATAACATGGTAATCCAAGCCGCTATGCCTTGAAAAATGGGCGTTACCCACTCCCAGCCAATGCGATCGCTATTTCTAATCCACTCCGTAAGCTCGCTATTATAGCTATGTTGCCACACCGGTAACCAAACTAATCCCCCTGCTACTGTTCCCGCTATTATTACTACAAAGGATTTTAAATTTGATATATAGAATTTAGATAAGATAAATTTGCGATTGTTTAACTTTGCTTCATCTCGATAATTGAGAATTCCAAATACCACTAATACTAATGCTTGGGCTACCAAAGTAAAAGCAAAAAAGTAATGACTGGCAATCCCTAAACAATTAATGATAATCCAGGCTAAAGAAAACCAAAAAGGAAAAGGCTTTCTTTCCTTCATCCTTCGCACGGCAACTACTACAAAACCAAGAGAAGCAATTACAAATAAAATGGCTAAAGTATAGTGACGCGCTTCTTGAGATAAAAATATTCCATAAGGGGATAATGCCATAATTGCTGCTGCCAAATTAGCAACCAAGCGCGATCGAAAAGCCACGTAACCCAATGCGTAAATTGCTGGAATCGAAGCCGCGCCTAAAATAGCAGGAAGCGATCGCGCTACCCACACTAAATCAAACCCATCCTTAGGAAACAGCTTCATCCACAAATGAGCTAATACAAAATAAAGTGGGGGATGATTGCTTTCACTTAACAAATTCCGAAAAACATCTAGCGTTCCCGCACCCCGATCTACCAGTGGTTGCATCAAAAGATCTAGTGGAATAGCATCATTTAATAGCACCGTCTGAAAACTGTTGCCCAAGCTAAAAACCATTGTGGAAAACTCATCTGTCCAAGGCGATTTTAACTCCAATTGAGTAAACCTTAAGACAGTACCGATCGCCACCCACACCAGCAAATTTAAATAAGATTTCTTCATAAATTAGTCAAATTTAGGTAAGTGGGAGATGGGGAAGAGGGAAAGGGAAAGGGAAGGAAAAGGGGAAAAGGGAAAGGAAAAATTTGTTAACCCTAACTCCTGAATTCTGACTGCTGAATTCATCCTTCATCCTTCATCCTTAAATCACGATCGATTTCGGTTACTCGCCAGCTGAGTTTCATGTTAATCCAGAAATTCCACAAAGTAACTAAGGCGATCGCGATCGAATTAGCCAACAAATAGTTAATTTGTAAAAAGATATTAAATAAATTCAACAATATCACGTTTAAAATCAACCCCATCAAGCAAATAATGTTAAACTTAAAAAATCTCTTGAAACGCTTTCGCCAACCTTGTTGCTTGCTGGACATATCCCCAAAAGTCCACGCATCATTCCAGAAAAAATTATTAATAATTGCAAATTCGGCGGCGATGATTTTACTGCGAGTTAAACCCAAGCCCAAAGTATTCGGATCGTGGAGTAAATAAAGCACCGTCATATCGACAAATACTCCACTCAAACCCACCACGGCAAACCGCAAAAAACGCACAACTGGCCATTTAGCCAAACGCAACCGCCATAGATGTCCGATATACTCCAAATACTGTTTCCAAGTAACCTTACTTTCACCTCCCTGACGTTCTTGAAACACGTAACCAACTTCCGCAATTTGACTGATTTTGCCTCTACCGAGTACCTCAATCAAAATTTTGTAACCTAATGGGTTGAGGGTTCGACCTGCGATCGCATTGCGACGTACCATAAAATAACCGCTCATCGGATCGGAAACGCACCCGATTACCTCTGGTAGCAAAATCAAACCCAAAATTTGAGCGCCGCGAGACAAAAACCGCCTGATCGTACTCCACTCGCTGACACCGCCACCTTCTACGTGACGACTGGCAACCGCTAAATCAGCCCCTCCCTTAATTTCTGCCAAAAGCTTTAACAGCACCTCTGGAGGATGTTGAAGATCCCCATCGATCGCCCCTAAAATCTCCCCTCGCGCTGCCTGCCAACCGCGAATTACCGCCGTAGAAAGACCTCGTTCTCCTTCGCGGCGCATTACCCGTAACTGCGGATATTCTGGCATCAAAGATAAAGCGACTTCCCAAGTGCGATCGGGGCTATCATCATCCACTACGATCAACTCGTACTCACCCGGAATCTTACCATCCAATAACTCGCTTAAAATG contains these protein-coding regions:
- a CDS encoding ADP-ribosylglycohydrolase family protein, coding for MEQVEPADITCAGCVPQALIAFLESTDFEDAIRNAIFIGGDTDTIACITGGIAQAFYGNIPETIAIQALNILDKPLRKITETFMAKYG
- a CDS encoding nucleoside transporter C-terminal domain-containing protein, yielding MTHPIYLNILSFFGIFGLCLIAWLFSENRRVIPWRVIISGIGLQLVLGAFVFLFPPTREALQWFTGLLDSVFLAADAGARFVFGANIVPRPDVTPPVNLGYIFAFRALPTVIFFSGLMALLYNIGVIQIITNFFAKVFYQTMRLSGAESLSGAANIFVGIEAAIVVKPYLPKMTRSELCAILSCCFGTAASSTLAIYVSFLKPVFPNILGHLVSASIMAIPACFVLSKILVPETEIPLTAGGIPQEDEAEKKFSGTELGNEALDDALNEDEDDRKPEMVGGEPIERVSPLDAAIVGALDGVKMAVAIAAVLILILGLVSLINQFFGWLATLPQPIGSVFAVVNLANIQGVLFLPLTILTGVSTEWNEVWQTSVIIGRRLLETAIPPYQSLAEASAAGQISDRAVLIGSYALSGFAHLASVGIFVGGTIALIPSRRKDISSLGWKALFVGTLATIMIACIAGVFDTGNPSILGEKTPPPAKTAPASIQSPAPTPPKPTPAAQPASTTKPAAKPLAAPTANPAKPTPTPQR
- a CDS encoding DUF3318 domain-containing protein encodes the protein MEPSSEIRRLLDIMPASGRMMTKIISKPEQPKVIDIQFPLPWSTERPIWINFDFWGRLSRPQRDLILLRTVAWLTSIKWFKPDLYQGIAIAGLLGSMVEIFQKDAVGIVVAGGLTALATAQIWRANRNSQSQLDADEAAIKVAQRRGYSETEAAQHLLTGIEAIAKLENRPSLDFIELMRCQNLKAIAGLSNFAVPHTLKNQ
- a CDS encoding cupin domain-containing protein, whose product is MSEPENFLIRSAEIEQLPEVQFQHPFNPNSEIYLRSLSDAVGMQRVILRMGRIPPGKESFIYHAHHHEEEFILIISGKGIAEIDNQEFEVNPGDFLGFPAPSVAHHLRNPFDTDLVYLMGGERQSVEIGDYPRLNKRVIRDGKEAYIIDLNAVQSFFPRNENQTNS
- a CDS encoding glycosyltransferase family 39 protein, with translation MKKSYLNLLVWVAIGTVLRFTQLELKSPWTDEFSTMVFSLGNSFQTVLLNDAIPLDLLMQPLVDRGAGTLDVFRNLLSESNHPPLYFVLAHLWMKLFPKDGFDLVWVARSLPAILGAASIPAIYALGYVAFRSRLVANLAAAIMALSPYGIFLSQEARHYTLAILFVIASLGFVVVAVRRMKERKPFPFWFSLAWIIINCLGIASHYFFAFTLVAQALVLVVFGILNYRDEAKLNNRKFILSKFYISNLKSFVVIIAGTVAGGLVWLPVWQHSYNSELTEWIRNSDRIGWEWVTPIFQGIAAWITMLSLLPIEVTELPIAIASGVVMLIFFIWVTPILIRGIKMLLLQSNTKLSTLVLGSFVLTSIASFFTITYLFGIDLTRGARYNFVYFPAVILLAAASLAIVVKNQPQINLNKIPKSWLLNSPIPLVLLMGFLSALTVSFNLGYQKYYRPDLLVSVIQNNSNYPVLIATTHKTHVQTGEMMGLGWEFKRLSSPKMARNPLFLLAEKGSKYSNLPTKTLLNIASKLPRPLDLWLVNFQAANQVELINCSASSKSLPFVDGYDYQLYHCR
- a CDS encoding glycosyltransferase produces the protein MGIDSIYSLTPVPNGALQVFHGKDLSLENSRSLYFSLVIPTYNESKNIHTLVRILSELLDGKIPGEYELIVVDDDSPDRTWEVALSLMPEYPQLRVMRREGERGLSTAVIRGWQAARGEILGAIDGDLQHPPEVLLKLLAEIKGGADLAVASRHVEGGGVSEWSTIRRFLSRGAQILGLILLPEVIGCVSDPMSGYFMVRRNAIAGRTLNPLGYKILIEVLGRGKISQIAEVGYVFQERQGGESKVTWKQYLEYIGHLWRLRLAKWPVVRFLRFAVVGLSGVFVDMTVLYLLHDPNTLGLGLTRSKIIAAEFAIINNFFWNDAWTFGDMSSKQQGWRKRFKRFFKFNIICLMGLILNVILLNLFNIFLQINYLLANSIAIALVTLWNFWINMKLSWRVTEIDRDLRMKDEG